TCGAGGATCGACTCGAAGAGGCGCTGACAGCAAACTGAGTGAGTGTGAGCGACGACATCGGTTTTCGGAAACGTGTCTCACGTCGATGGGTTTCCGTCGATCGTTTGGCGCAAGCAGCGCCGGTTCCACACTTTCGATAGCGTTTGATCGCAATCGTAAGAAATACTTATTATTCGTTTGAAGTTTCTGTCGATGTGGTTTGACCCCGCTGTCGTCGAAGCCGTCCGTGACGCCGTTCCGACGTGGCTCGGCGTCGTCATGGTCGTCCTCTCGTATCTCGGGAGCATCTACCTGATCGCCCCCTCCATGATCGCCGCCTACTGGGCCAACCGCGACCTCGTCGCGCCGTGGCTCGGGGGTATCATCGGCTGTTACGGCCTGATGTCGATCACGAAATCGTATCACACCGCGAGTCGTCCGATCATCGGCCCGCCCGTCGATGGGAGCATCTTCCCCGGCTGGTTCGTCCCCTGGTACGAACACGCCGCGCATATCTCCACGACGAGCTTCCCGAGCGGCCACGCGATGGCGGCGACGATCATCGTTGGCATGCTCGTCGTCGACCTGCCGGTAGGCACGTTCTGGAAACGAGCCGTGACCGGTCTCGCGGTGATCGGCTGGGTCGGCTTCACTCGAGTCGGACTCGCCGTCCACTTCCCTGGAGACGTTGCCGGCGGCA
Above is a window of Natronorubrum tibetense GA33 DNA encoding:
- a CDS encoding phosphatase PAP2 family protein, which codes for MWFDPAVVEAVRDAVPTWLGVVMVVLSYLGSIYLIAPSMIAAYWANRDLVAPWLGGIIGCYGLMSITKSYHTASRPIIGPPVDGSIFPGWFVPWYEHAAHISTTSFPSGHAMAATIIVGMLVVDLPVGTFWKRAVTGLAVIGWVGFTRVGLAVHFPGDVAGGIAYALGFLAVYYLGRRYVPRRTSYGETTAAFAVGFVFALVAVTYVGSRNSHIAFGGGIGALLAWQYAPAIASLIRETVWETVAPLVGVAIVVGTWFVTDLGIGNRAFIVVWSALFLAAVILVPWISPTGAFWAAAKRRSRRLIGWQIGRGDHESG